One stretch of Trichocoleus desertorum ATA4-8-CV12 DNA includes these proteins:
- the bcsA gene encoding UDP-forming cellulose synthase catalytic subunit: MANPSPPLRPDPESLATVARRRSPLDKLTDWLVDRVPSWFDRVLDSLNRRQLWLLALLLFGLSLPLITTPLKIWQQGVVAVLLMLIGWLVVRIEQQRNDAQTSEYLHLFLVWLSSVTTARYLYYRTAYTFNFDGWLNGFFSVVLYGAELYAIITLFLAYFQTLKIKERQPIDLSTIPSDRLFKVDVYIPTYNEDVEIVRKTVLGALAIDYPADKKRVYILDDGRAEKYKDRRESLRKMCEELGCTLLTRDNNDHAKAGNINTAFNRTDGDLVLILDCDHIPARPILQTTVGFFLDPKVAFVQTPHWFYNPDPFERNLLTRGKVPVGNELFYKVLQKGNDFWNAAFFCGSAAVIRKDYALQIGGIATETVTEDCHTAFRLHSLGYKSVYYDQIMVAGLAPEKFSSYIGQQVRWARGMAQILRLENPLLNRKLNLTIPQRICYFSATSHFFFGFPRLMYAIAPTLFLLFSINPIRGLGLETLAYALPHILLSMYANFITYKNVRFSFWNEIYEFAMSFYAGAVTFMALINPKMGSFNVTDKGLSVTKRDFDWESARPLVAVAVLVALSLLAVPFWLILRPEDTEAVLVNMLWGIFNLVLIVAAILVAFEQPQLRRTHRLNRKLTAVIYGPDQTWRGKTEDVSESGARIVLDSWPNLPDEIELELVGDYGARAFLKARIVRGVPLNDAQTILVVDFINPSQSELDALAIVLYSDVREWYSQNRQELDDPLDSLRFIATTLTRSFQEATPMQGQKVRKRIQAPAQLYWEGHFYTATATEMGVRSLRLEFNEPIHALESLQRDQPVVGVLLEDGHPLPKRLLAVVRTIEPLAAPGSEGAASAVVELSFPEQLQERQEGRIKQLLATL, translated from the coding sequence ATGGCCAATCCCTCTCCCCCGTTACGGCCAGATCCAGAGTCCTTAGCGACTGTAGCAAGGCGGCGATCGCCCCTGGATAAACTGACCGATTGGTTAGTCGATCGAGTTCCCAGTTGGTTTGATCGGGTTTTAGACTCCCTCAACCGCCGTCAGCTTTGGTTGCTGGCTTTACTCCTGTTCGGGTTGTCCTTGCCCTTAATCACTACACCGCTGAAGATTTGGCAACAAGGCGTAGTTGCTGTGTTGTTGATGCTGATTGGTTGGTTGGTTGTACGCATTGAGCAACAGCGCAACGACGCGCAGACCAGCGAGTATTTGCATCTGTTTTTAGTGTGGTTAAGTTCGGTGACGACGGCTCGTTACCTGTACTATCGCACTGCCTATACCTTTAACTTTGACGGTTGGCTCAACGGTTTTTTTTCGGTGGTGCTGTATGGGGCAGAGCTATACGCGATCATCACCCTGTTTCTGGCCTACTTTCAAACCCTCAAAATCAAAGAGCGCCAACCGATTGACCTGTCTACCATTCCTAGCGATCGCCTGTTTAAGGTAGATGTCTACATTCCTACCTACAACGAGGATGTGGAAATTGTTCGCAAAACGGTATTGGGAGCTTTGGCAATCGATTATCCTGCGGACAAAAAGCGGGTTTATATTTTGGATGACGGTCGGGCTGAGAAGTATAAAGACCGACGGGAGTCTCTGCGCAAGATGTGCGAGGAACTTGGCTGCACCTTGCTGACTCGCGACAATAACGACCATGCCAAAGCGGGCAACATTAACACAGCCTTTAACCGCACTGATGGCGACTTGGTCTTGATTCTAGACTGTGACCACATTCCAGCCCGACCGATTTTGCAAACCACGGTGGGCTTTTTTCTGGACCCAAAGGTGGCATTTGTACAGACACCTCACTGGTTCTATAACCCAGACCCATTCGAGCGTAACTTGCTCACTCGTGGCAAAGTGCCTGTAGGCAACGAACTTTTCTATAAGGTATTGCAAAAAGGCAATGACTTTTGGAATGCGGCCTTTTTCTGCGGTTCTGCGGCGGTAATCCGCAAAGACTATGCCCTACAAATTGGCGGCATTGCTACAGAAACGGTTACAGAAGATTGCCACACTGCTTTCCGGCTACACTCCTTGGGTTACAAGTCGGTATATTACGACCAGATTATGGTAGCGGGGTTAGCCCCAGAGAAATTCTCTTCCTACATTGGTCAGCAGGTGCGCTGGGCTAGAGGCATGGCCCAAATTCTGCGCCTAGAAAACCCGCTCCTCAACCGCAAGCTCAACCTGACGATCCCGCAACGAATTTGCTATTTTTCGGCCACTTCGCACTTTTTCTTTGGCTTTCCGCGTTTAATGTACGCGATCGCCCCGACTCTGTTTCTGCTGTTTAGCATTAACCCGATTCGAGGATTGGGATTAGAAACTCTAGCCTACGCTCTGCCCCACATTCTCTTGTCGATGTACGCCAACTTCATCACGTACAAGAATGTGCGCTTTTCATTCTGGAACGAAATCTATGAATTTGCCATGTCGTTCTATGCAGGTGCAGTGACGTTCATGGCCTTGATCAACCCTAAAATGGGGTCTTTCAACGTCACCGATAAAGGGTTGTCGGTCACTAAGCGAGACTTTGACTGGGAATCAGCTCGTCCATTGGTAGCGGTAGCAGTTCTCGTGGCGCTGTCGTTGTTAGCGGTGCCATTTTGGTTGATTTTGCGGCCAGAAGACACCGAAGCTGTCCTCGTAAACATGCTATGGGGCATTTTTAACTTGGTGCTAATTGTGGCCGCAATTCTGGTGGCCTTTGAGCAGCCGCAATTGCGACGAACTCACCGCCTCAACCGCAAGCTAACCGCCGTTATTTATGGTCCAGACCAAACCTGGAGAGGCAAAACTGAGGATGTCAGTGAATCTGGGGCGCGAATTGTTCTAGATTCCTGGCCCAATTTACCGGACGAGATCGAACTGGAGCTGGTGGGTGACTACGGAGCCAGAGCGTTTCTTAAAGCCCGGATCGTGCGAGGGGTACCACTGAATGATGCTCAAACCATTTTAGTGGTTGACTTTATTAACCCCAGCCAATCCGAGCTAGATGCTCTCGCGATCGTGCTTTACTCCGATGTGCGAGAGTGGTATTCGCAAAATCGCCAAGAACTAGATGACCCCTTGGATTCTCTACGCTTTATTGCGACTACCTTGACCCGGTCTTTCCAAGAGGCAACGCCCATGCAAGGCCAGAAGGTGCGCAAACGAATTCAAGCCCCTGCTCAGTTGTATTGGGAAGGTCATTTCTATACAGCCACTGCAACTGAAATGGGAGTCCGCAGCCTGCGGTTAGAATTTAACGAACCGATTCATGCTTTGGAATCGCTGCAACGCGATCAACCCGTCGTCGGTGTGTTGCTAGAAGATGGGCATCCCTTACCGAAACGCCTACTAGCAGTGGTGCGAACTATAGAACCGTTAGCTGCTCCAGGCAGTGAAGGAGCTGCTAGTGCTGTGGTCGAATTGAGCTTTCCTGAACAACTACAAGAACGCCAAGAAGGTCGCATCAAGCAACTTTTGGCAACACTCTAG
- a CDS encoding cellulase family glycosylhydrolase, producing MSEFFQQVSIFFGRHYQRVVHVRNYWRSRPLLQWLALALVGLCLSLGLQFYPSLEPANATPAIAFPLMTRGAQIIDGRGRPVLLRGVNWFGIETELHAPHGLWARDYREMLAQIKGLGYNIIRLPFSVQALRSAEVSGIDFSIGANQALEGKSPLEIMDAVIQAAGQQGLLILLDCHQLNDQRIPELWYGDGFTEADWIDTWKMLATRYKNQPHVIGADLKNEPHGRASWGTNNSATDWRLAAERAGNAILAVNPNWLIVVEGVENNVPGQKLAVHWQGGNLEGVKRFPVRLALKHKLVYSPHEYGPGVYDQPWFSGAAFPKNLYSRWETGFHYIATQKLAPILIGEFGGRQVDRNSPEGIWQRQLVDFIRQKQLSFTYWSWNPNSKDTGGVLQDDWRTVERNKQALLSQLLPKPNSPAVSFPTNRVTSPSRTQPTPRGQRPSSRSPATSPTASLPAPSSPASSATTTTRPTNAQLQVKTAIESDWATGFCTRFLVTNSGKIAAQNWQLAFRMNQASINNSWNGSFNRQGLQYRVTPPDWGKILQPNQTMDLGFCATKSGSDYRPQQVSISSP from the coding sequence ATGAGCGAATTCTTCCAGCAAGTCTCAATTTTTTTTGGACGGCATTACCAAAGAGTGGTTCATGTCCGGAACTACTGGCGATCGCGTCCTTTACTCCAGTGGTTAGCCTTAGCTCTGGTTGGCTTATGTCTCAGTTTGGGACTACAGTTCTATCCAAGCTTAGAGCCAGCGAATGCTACCCCCGCGATCGCTTTCCCCCTAATGACCAGAGGTGCTCAAATTATTGATGGCAGAGGTCGGCCAGTCTTACTGCGGGGGGTGAATTGGTTCGGCATAGAGACAGAACTGCACGCTCCTCACGGTTTATGGGCTCGTGACTACCGTGAGATGTTGGCGCAAATCAAGGGTTTAGGCTACAACATCATTCGCCTTCCTTTCTCAGTACAAGCCCTACGCTCTGCTGAGGTGAGCGGGATTGATTTTAGTATTGGCGCAAATCAAGCCTTGGAGGGTAAATCGCCTCTAGAAATTATGGATGCTGTGATTCAAGCAGCGGGGCAACAAGGATTGCTGATTTTGTTGGATTGTCACCAGCTTAACGATCAACGCATTCCGGAGCTTTGGTATGGTGATGGCTTTACCGAAGCAGATTGGATCGACACCTGGAAAATGTTAGCAACTCGCTACAAAAACCAGCCGCATGTGATTGGAGCCGATCTTAAAAATGAGCCGCATGGTCGCGCCAGTTGGGGCACAAATAACTCAGCGACGGATTGGCGACTGGCGGCTGAGCGAGCAGGCAATGCCATTTTGGCGGTGAATCCTAACTGGCTAATTGTGGTCGAGGGAGTCGAAAACAATGTACCAGGGCAGAAGCTAGCAGTTCACTGGCAAGGTGGCAACTTAGAAGGTGTCAAGCGTTTCCCTGTTCGCTTAGCGCTCAAGCATAAATTAGTTTACTCGCCCCATGAATATGGCCCCGGTGTTTACGACCAACCTTGGTTTTCAGGAGCAGCTTTTCCTAAAAACCTTTATAGTCGCTGGGAAACTGGATTTCATTACATTGCCACTCAGAAACTAGCGCCTATCTTGATTGGAGAGTTTGGGGGGCGACAGGTAGACCGCAACTCCCCTGAGGGAATTTGGCAACGGCAGCTGGTTGACTTTATTCGGCAGAAACAACTGAGCTTTACTTACTGGAGCTGGAACCCCAACAGTAAAGATACTGGAGGCGTCTTACAAGATGATTGGCGCACGGTGGAACGTAACAAGCAAGCACTCCTCAGCCAGCTCTTACCCAAGCCTAATTCTCCGGCAGTTTCTTTCCCGACTAACCGTGTTACTTCTCCCTCCAGAACTCAACCAACTCCGAGAGGTCAACGTCCAAGCTCGCGATCGCCCGCCACATCACCTACCGCATCTTTACCTGCTCCGTCTTCACCTGCTTCATCTGCAACCACAACAACTCGACCGACTAACGCTCAGCTGCAAGTGAAGACAGCGATCGAGTCAGATTGGGCTACTGGCTTTTGTACCAGGTTCTTAGTGACGAATTCCGGTAAGATTGCAGCCCAGAATTGGCAGTTGGCTTTTCGGATGAACCAAGCCAGCATTAACAACAGCTGGAATGGTAGCTTCAATCGTCAAGGTCTACAGTATCGAGTCACCCCACCTGATTGGGGAAAGATATTACAGCCGAATCAAACTATGGATCTGGGCTTTTGCGCTACTAAGTCAGGCTCCGATTACCGCCCCCAGCAAGTTTCTATTTCCAGTCCTTAA
- a CDS encoding cellulose biosynthesis cyclic di-GMP-binding regulatory protein BcsB has protein sequence MPRIFRPFLPSSRRQSRPGSRQQRPMIWLLLLSFAGTAIGVTASLAVAQQSDRDIKEAENQIIEEFTLPEPPPQAPVYQPAPAPAPDPGPVEAPAPREPAPYQPAPEPDPEPAPAPAAPEPTSSTPSEPTTAPSASPPPDTPVSAGPTIPYVMEFNRSPVVGNRLRLQGVFSDARLGFTRPRNWNLRSAKVLVRFQHSPALLANRSNLTVRVNGTSIGSVPLNRKQSEIGQVLLNVPPNLIQDFNEVSLVAQQNNSATCTDPADPTLWTEILPDSKLLFNYQPKPVKLDFARYPYPFFDNLSLDPNRVTYLLPNQVDSNWLTSAARFQASLGRLAEFRPLETRLVKNINQARADERLVMIGTPEAQPGLKALKLPLAIAGNQVLDGNRNPLPPDAGILMLATTRSNGVPVLIATGNGPEGVNKAVQFLVQPQDRQISTGYYVVVNDITPVPTPSPRQWPGYLPDKNSFQLSDLKTADDQPFQDVTVRGAYAPPVEVNFRALPDDQFTRGSSMNLVYSHGPQVNPRLSTVEVRLDGAPIGGKRLTAEQGATRETLNVNLPADLIKPDSKIQVVFNLSPREPANCGRVNDQQLWGKVHADTRFNLKRQNVVQIPDLKLLSTGYPFTAPQDLSTTAIVLPTTPSITALSTFLEFSERLGRLSQADTVKVAAYTVDTLPEDVREQQNLVAIGERSQFPFPEAFQASGFVLKDLFSRKWNQSQIQALPDAEGVIKEVISPWNPNRVLLALSAQTETGLQQVQNVLNQDPLFFQLNGDTALVSANQAGASGYDPDAYNLEFLQQSSPRRLDNSNPFSKVSRFLQDNWFVLPTGIVVFALGLYGVTQLYLKRVAKQDK, from the coding sequence ATGCCACGCATCTTCCGTCCCTTTCTTCCATCTTCCCGCCGCCAGTCCCGCCCAGGGAGCCGCCAACAGCGCCCTATGATCTGGCTTTTATTGCTCAGCTTTGCGGGCACAGCCATTGGGGTGACGGCAAGCTTAGCCGTAGCCCAACAGAGCGATCGCGATATTAAAGAAGCAGAAAATCAGATCATTGAGGAGTTCACGCTGCCAGAGCCGCCCCCGCAAGCTCCGGTATACCAACCCGCGCCCGCCCCAGCCCCTGATCCTGGCCCAGTAGAAGCTCCAGCTCCTAGAGAACCTGCCCCCTATCAGCCTGCCCCAGAGCCTGATCCTGAGCCTGCTCCCGCTCCAGCGGCCCCAGAACCTACTAGTTCTACCCCGTCAGAGCCAACTACGGCTCCAAGCGCCAGCCCCCCACCCGATACACCTGTTAGCGCAGGCCCAACCATTCCTTATGTAATGGAATTCAATCGCAGCCCTGTGGTAGGGAATCGGTTACGACTACAAGGTGTATTTTCTGATGCTCGCTTAGGTTTTACGCGGCCCCGGAACTGGAACCTGCGCTCCGCTAAAGTATTGGTACGATTTCAGCACTCGCCCGCCCTCTTAGCGAATCGTTCTAACCTAACCGTTCGAGTCAATGGCACCAGTATCGGCAGTGTGCCACTGAACCGCAAGCAGTCTGAAATTGGTCAAGTTCTGCTCAATGTACCGCCTAACTTAATTCAAGACTTTAATGAAGTGTCATTGGTGGCTCAGCAGAATAATTCAGCGACTTGTACTGATCCCGCTGACCCAACTTTGTGGACAGAAATCTTACCTGATTCCAAGCTGCTGTTTAATTACCAACCCAAACCCGTCAAGTTGGACTTTGCTCGGTATCCCTATCCTTTCTTTGACAATCTCAGCCTTGACCCTAACCGAGTGACGTATCTGTTACCTAACCAGGTAGACAGTAACTGGTTGACCTCTGCGGCTCGTTTCCAAGCCTCGCTAGGACGCTTAGCAGAGTTTCGACCCCTAGAAACTCGACTGGTTAAAAATATTAATCAGGCGAGAGCTGATGAGCGCTTGGTCATGATCGGGACTCCCGAAGCACAACCTGGGCTGAAGGCACTCAAACTGCCGCTGGCGATCGCAGGCAATCAAGTCTTAGACGGCAATCGCAACCCATTGCCTCCAGATGCAGGCATTTTGATGCTAGCCACTACTCGGAGTAATGGGGTGCCCGTGTTGATTGCCACAGGTAACGGGCCTGAAGGTGTCAACAAAGCTGTGCAGTTTTTAGTACAGCCGCAAGACCGTCAGATTAGCACTGGCTACTATGTCGTGGTCAATGACATTACGCCTGTACCCACGCCATCTCCTAGACAATGGCCCGGTTATCTCCCAGATAAGAATTCCTTCCAGCTCAGTGACCTGAAAACTGCGGACGATCAGCCATTTCAGGATGTGACCGTTCGAGGTGCCTATGCCCCACCGGTGGAAGTGAACTTCCGAGCTTTGCCAGACGATCAGTTTACGCGCGGTAGCTCGATGAACTTGGTGTATAGCCATGGCCCGCAGGTTAATCCTCGACTCTCTACGGTAGAAGTGCGTCTGGATGGTGCGCCGATTGGCGGTAAGCGGTTGACCGCAGAGCAAGGAGCTACCCGAGAGACCTTAAACGTCAACCTCCCGGCTGATTTGATTAAACCGGACTCCAAAATTCAGGTGGTGTTTAATCTCAGCCCCCGCGAACCTGCTAACTGTGGTCGGGTCAATGACCAGCAGTTGTGGGGGAAAGTCCATGCCGATACCCGGTTTAACCTCAAGCGGCAGAACGTCGTCCAAATTCCTGACTTGAAGTTGCTGTCTACGGGATATCCCTTTACGGCCCCTCAAGACCTCTCGACCACCGCGATCGTTCTACCTACTACCCCATCGATCACCGCCTTGAGTACCTTCCTGGAGTTTAGTGAGCGCCTAGGCCGATTGAGCCAAGCGGATACGGTGAAGGTGGCAGCCTACACGGTCGATACTCTACCTGAAGATGTAAGGGAACAGCAAAACCTAGTGGCAATTGGAGAGCGATCGCAATTCCCTTTCCCAGAAGCCTTCCAAGCAAGCGGCTTTGTCCTTAAAGATCTGTTCTCTCGCAAGTGGAATCAAAGCCAAATTCAAGCTTTGCCGGATGCTGAAGGGGTGATTAAAGAAGTGATTTCTCCTTGGAACCCCAATCGCGTCCTGCTGGCTTTGAGTGCTCAAACGGAGACAGGCTTGCAACAAGTCCAGAATGTGCTCAACCAAGATCCATTGTTCTTCCAGCTCAATGGTGATACAGCGCTGGTCAGTGCGAACCAAGCAGGGGCTTCTGGCTATGATCCGGATGCTTACAATTTAGAGTTTCTCCAGCAAAGCTCCCCGCGGCGGTTGGATAACAGCAATCCTTTTAGTAAAGTTTCTCGCTTTCTCCAAGACAATTGGTTCGTGTTGCCTACTGGAATCGTCGTGTTCGCTCTGGGTCTCTACGGTGTGACTCAGCTTTATCTAAAGCGTGTAGCAAAGCAGGATAAATAA
- a CDS encoding tetratricopeptide repeat protein, which produces MNQRHDTCKNACKGVRLKRLGCSCLLALGLSGGLMIDLWQWEIPTVQAQTVPAAVRQAYTLLNRGLVDDAIAAFQRAIRSSPQSIEAKLGLAIAYRRAGRDADAFQAYERVVEQDPNNRLALKTLGLLGAYRAEWQERGIIALTTFLTLDPNDLEARAQRALLLGYRGRFAESLADYQVVLQNNPPPDAILGAAQIYTYTGNAQQGLALFNRYRALGRSITGNAAIAYARALRETGNPTQAIAILQTQLQASRQLDDTAIQARSELSQAYLANQQSAEALAALDPLRGRPEAVLPLARALNELGRKANAPTLTQEAAALYRQELQRQTNPTPTLVQEVADVLSGIPAERPYALQLYRQLTQQQPNSQILALKQLALESQLGVISQAEVRQRLRTVLQPLPTNPVELQQLAQALSAIDADPELFPVYQTLLQAGVSVPFLNFRIAQIFIQQNNLPAARSALAAYANTPAGTQDRATELLLAEIERREGNLDASAQRYQAILASNPSDRDIINNALQGLASVRQTQGRTDEAIAIYNQLVALNPQDLQIQLGRAALAYQAQRISLAEAEAVLNTWLQTRPPSDTPPELVTLVGVLPPDPRREPLYNALLQVDPNNSVLQLRSIQVIAARSPAQARAIAAQLVARNPNNPSAYQLQGQVAQALGDLDQASDAYQRLLQLQPNNAEALSALGGVRFQQRRFGAAEELYSQVLAFNPTDVGAQRSLAELMAAQGMPLTALQQLEQLQVQQATTGTPDSSLSRRVQQIKEDLLRQRGFQPPWERY; this is translated from the coding sequence ATGAACCAACGGCATGACACCTGTAAAAATGCCTGCAAAGGAGTGAGGCTGAAGCGCTTAGGATGCTCTTGCTTGCTGGCTTTGGGGTTGAGTGGTGGCTTGATGATAGACCTCTGGCAGTGGGAAATTCCCACTGTTCAAGCGCAGACGGTGCCTGCTGCGGTGCGACAAGCTTATACTTTGCTCAATCGTGGCTTGGTCGATGATGCGATCGCGGCTTTTCAGCGAGCCATTCGCAGTTCTCCCCAATCGATCGAAGCCAAGTTGGGTTTGGCGATCGCCTATCGACGAGCGGGACGAGATGCTGATGCCTTTCAAGCGTATGAGCGCGTGGTGGAGCAAGACCCCAACAACCGTTTGGCGCTGAAAACGCTGGGTTTGCTGGGAGCTTACCGCGCTGAGTGGCAAGAACGAGGCATTATCGCCTTAACCACCTTTCTAACTTTGGATCCGAACGATTTGGAGGCGCGGGCACAGCGGGCGCTTTTGCTAGGCTACCGAGGCCGCTTTGCCGAATCCTTGGCTGACTACCAAGTTGTCCTCCAGAACAATCCCCCCCCGGATGCGATTCTGGGAGCAGCGCAAATCTATACTTACACCGGAAATGCTCAACAAGGGCTAGCCCTTTTCAACCGTTACCGTGCTTTAGGCAGATCGATTACAGGAAATGCCGCGATCGCCTATGCCCGTGCCCTGCGAGAAACGGGCAATCCAACGCAAGCGATCGCCATCCTGCAAACGCAACTGCAAGCCTCTCGCCAGCTAGACGACACCGCAATTCAGGCCCGCTCGGAACTGTCTCAAGCTTATTTGGCCAACCAGCAATCTGCCGAAGCGCTAGCAGCGTTAGATCCGCTCCGAGGCCGTCCTGAAGCGGTATTGCCTTTGGCGCGGGCACTTAACGAGTTAGGCCGTAAAGCTAATGCTCCGACCCTAACCCAAGAAGCAGCAGCACTTTACCGTCAAGAACTCCAACGCCAAACTAATCCCACTCCTACCTTGGTGCAAGAAGTGGCCGATGTGCTCAGCGGTATTCCTGCCGAGCGTCCTTATGCGCTGCAACTGTATCGGCAACTGACGCAGCAGCAACCCAATAGTCAAATTTTGGCGCTGAAGCAATTAGCCTTGGAGAGTCAGTTAGGGGTGATTTCCCAAGCTGAAGTGCGGCAACGACTGAGAACTGTTTTGCAACCGCTCCCCACCAATCCGGTTGAGCTACAGCAACTGGCCCAAGCGCTATCGGCTATAGATGCTGACCCCGAACTATTTCCGGTTTACCAAACACTGCTGCAAGCAGGAGTGAGTGTTCCTTTCCTTAACTTCCGCATTGCTCAAATCTTCATTCAGCAAAATAATTTGCCAGCGGCCAGAAGTGCCTTGGCTGCCTATGCGAATACTCCGGCGGGGACTCAAGACCGAGCCACAGAACTGCTGCTAGCTGAAATTGAACGGCGTGAAGGTAATTTGGACGCGAGTGCACAACGCTATCAAGCGATTTTGGCCAGTAACCCCAGCGATCGCGACATTATCAATAATGCCTTGCAAGGCTTAGCTAGTGTCCGCCAAACTCAGGGACGCACAGATGAGGCGATCGCGATTTATAACCAGTTAGTGGCTCTAAATCCGCAAGATTTACAAATTCAGCTGGGTCGAGCCGCTTTGGCTTATCAGGCTCAACGGATTTCTTTGGCAGAGGCGGAAGCGGTTTTGAATACTTGGCTGCAAACCCGCCCCCCCAGCGATACGCCTCCGGAATTGGTGACTTTGGTGGGAGTCTTACCCCCTGATCCCCGCCGCGAACCGCTTTACAACGCGCTGCTGCAAGTTGATCCGAACAATTCTGTTTTGCAGTTGCGCTCGATCCAAGTGATTGCGGCTCGGAGCCCTGCCCAAGCCAGAGCGATCGCCGCCCAACTGGTCGCTCGTAACCCCAACAATCCGAGTGCTTACCAACTGCAAGGCCAGGTAGCCCAAGCATTAGGAGATTTGGATCAAGCCAGCGATGCTTACCAGCGGCTTTTACAGCTACAACCGAATAATGCTGAAGCGCTGTCTGCTTTGGGCGGGGTGCGGTTCCAACAACGTCGCTTTGGAGCGGCAGAAGAGTTGTATTCACAAGTGCTGGCGTTCAATCCGACTGATGTGGGGGCGCAGCGATCGCTGGCTGAGCTGATGGCGGCTCAAGGGATGCCTCTGACCGCTTTACAGCAACTTGAGCAACTTCAGGTACAGCAAGCGACCACCGGAACCCCGGATAGTAGTTTGTCTCGCAGGGTGCAGCAGATTAAGGAAGATCTATTAAGACAGCGAGGGTTTCAACCTCCGTGGGAACGTTACTAA
- a CDS encoding glycosyl hydrolase, with amino-acid sequence MLRYPETKRKKYSWSWWSRVAASVSLSGAMGLVGCSNFSSDARQSPPATPPATTAPATHSSPTTSSTTAAIPTEQLLEQSWAAYRQRFIQADGRVIDREAGDRSTSEGQAYAMLRAVLIDDPTTFAKTLEWSENNLQRQANGKRTDQLWVWKWGRLEQSPNQPAKWGAIDPNFASDADVDAITALIWASRRWQKPEYLKLAQVKLQDLWRFSTVAAGGQRYLLPGPAAAFQQQSVIQLNPSYFAPYSFRLFAQVDPNHDWLSLVDSSYQVLENSAKLSAVGLPSDWVALDTTTGEFQPLPLSGPLQSRYSFDAYRVWWRVAWDAELFDSAPAKAYLQKHLGFLQKQWRSQQKIPAIFDLSGAPTVSYEATAQYAMLYPAWRLHEPAIAEQIWQQKLQFRYRGGFWDNNSAYYVQNLAWLGLLPPDTISSQLLQSR; translated from the coding sequence ATGTTACGGTACCCCGAAACTAAACGAAAAAAGTACTCGTGGTCCTGGTGGAGTCGGGTAGCAGCATCGGTTAGTCTGAGCGGTGCGATGGGTTTGGTCGGATGCTCTAATTTTTCGAGTGACGCGAGGCAATCTCCGCCAGCCACCCCTCCAGCCACAACGGCACCTGCTACCCATTCCTCCCCGACCACAAGTTCAACCACGGCAGCAATTCCCACTGAGCAGCTTTTAGAACAAAGTTGGGCTGCCTATCGACAACGCTTTATCCAAGCCGATGGGCGGGTGATTGACCGGGAAGCGGGCGATCGCTCCACCTCAGAAGGGCAAGCCTATGCCATGCTACGAGCCGTACTAATTGATGATCCCACCACCTTCGCCAAAACCTTGGAGTGGTCAGAAAACAATCTGCAACGTCAAGCCAACGGCAAGCGGACTGACCAGCTCTGGGTGTGGAAGTGGGGCCGTCTCGAACAAAGCCCTAACCAGCCAGCAAAATGGGGTGCGATCGACCCCAACTTTGCCAGTGACGCCGATGTAGATGCCATTACGGCTCTGATCTGGGCCTCCCGGCGTTGGCAGAAACCAGAATACCTGAAGTTAGCGCAAGTCAAGCTGCAGGACTTGTGGCGATTTTCCACCGTAGCCGCGGGTGGGCAGCGCTATTTACTGCCAGGGCCAGCCGCAGCCTTTCAGCAGCAGAGCGTAATTCAACTGAATCCGTCCTACTTCGCGCCTTATTCGTTTCGTCTTTTCGCTCAAGTAGACCCCAACCACGATTGGCTGAGCTTGGTAGATAGTAGTTATCAAGTGTTGGAAAATTCAGCCAAGCTTTCGGCTGTTGGCTTGCCGAGTGATTGGGTGGCGCTGGATACGACTACAGGGGAGTTTCAACCATTACCGCTCTCTGGGCCACTGCAAAGTCGGTACAGTTTTGATGCTTACCGGGTTTGGTGGCGGGTGGCGTGGGACGCTGAGTTATTTGACTCTGCACCTGCTAAAGCGTATCTGCAAAAGCATTTAGGATTTTTACAAAAACAATGGCGATCGCAACAAAAAATTCCCGCCATTTTCGATCTTTCAGGGGCACCCACCGTGAGCTATGAAGCTACCGCTCAATATGCCATGTTGTATCCTGCTTGGCGACTGCACGAACCTGCGATCGCTGAGCAAATTTGGCAGCAGAAGTTGCAGTTCCGATACCGTGGTGGTTTTTGGGATAACAACTCCGCTTATTATGTGCAAAACCTGGCTTGGTTAGGCTTGCTGCCGCCCGACACCATTTCTTCTCAACTGTTGCAATCTCGTTAA
- a CDS encoding metal-sensitive transcriptional regulator, which translates to MLSSPGTNNLIFKDVAHGDHSHDANGLADHPHVHSEESLRRIVNRLSRIEGHVRGVKVMVQESRPCPDVLVQLAAVRGAVDRVARMILDEHLTQCVARAALEGNIEVEIEELKAALDRFLP; encoded by the coding sequence ATGCTGTCCTCACCAGGGACAAACAACCTGATCTTTAAGGATGTAGCTCATGGCGATCACTCCCATGATGCAAACGGCTTAGCAGATCATCCCCATGTACATAGTGAAGAGTCGTTGCGTCGCATCGTCAATCGCCTCTCCCGTATTGAAGGCCATGTACGTGGTGTTAAAGTCATGGTTCAAGAAAGCCGCCCATGCCCAGATGTATTGGTACAGCTGGCCGCAGTTCGAGGAGCTGTGGATCGAGTGGCCCGGATGATTTTAGATGAGCATTTGACACAATGTGTGGCTCGTGCTGCCTTAGAAGGCAACATTGAAGTTGAAATTGAAGAACTAAAAGCTGCTCTGGATCGCTTCTTGCCCTAG